A genomic region of Equus caballus isolate H_3958 breed thoroughbred chromosome 1, TB-T2T, whole genome shotgun sequence contains the following coding sequences:
- the GPR26 gene encoding G-protein coupled receptor 26 produces the protein MNSWDAGLAGLLVGTMGVSLLSNALVLLCLLHSADIRRQAPALFTLNLTCGNLLCTVVNMPLTLAGVVAQRQPAGDRLCRLAAFLDTFLATNSMLSMAALSIDRWVAVVFPLSYRAKMRLRDAALMVAYTWLHALTFPAAALALSWLGFHQLYASCTLCSRRPDERLRFAVFTGAFHALSFLLSFIVLCCTYLKVLKVARFHCKRIDVITMQTLVLLVDIHPSVRERCLEEQKRRRQRATKKISTFIGTFLVCFAPYVITRLVELSSTVPIGSHWGVLSKCLAYSKAASDPFVYSLLRHQYRKSCKEILNRVLHRRSLHSSGLTSDSHSQNILPVSE, from the exons ATGAACTCGTGGGACGCGGGCCTGGCGGGGCTGCTGGTGGGCACGATGGGCGTCTCGCTGCTGTCCAACGCGCTGGTGCTGCTCTGCCTCCTGCACAGCGCCGACATTCGCCGCCAGGCGCCGGCGCTCTTCACCCTCAACCTCACGTGCGGCAACTTGCTGTGCACCGTGGTCAACATGCCGCTCACGCTGGCCGGCGTCGTGGCGCAGCGGCAGCCGGCCGGGGACCGCCTGTGCCGCCTGGCCGCCTTCCTCGACACCTTCCTGGCCACCAACTCCATGCTCAGCATGGCTGCGCTCAGCATCGACCGCTGGGTGGCCGTGGTCTTCCCGCTGAGCTACCGCGCCAAGATGCGCCTCCGCGACGCCGCGCTCATGGTGGCCTACACGTGGCTGCATGCGCTCACCTTCCCAGCCGCCGCTCTCGCCCTGTCCTGGCTCGGCTTCCACCAGCTGTACGCGTCGTGCACGCTGTGCAGCCGGCGTCCCGACGAACGCCTGCGCTTCGCCGTCTTCACGGGCGCCTTCCACGCTCTCAGCTTCCTGCTCTCCTTCATCGTGCTCTGCTGCACATACCTCAAGGTGCTCAAGGTGGCCCGCTTCCACTGCAAGCGCATCGACGTGATCACCATGCAGACGCTTGTGCTGCTGGTGGACATCCACCCCAG TGTGCGGGAACGCTGTCTGGAGGAACAGAAGAGGAGGCGGCAGCGCGCCACCAAGAAGATCAGCACCTTCATCGGGACCTTCCTCGTGTGCTTTGCCCCCTACGTGATCACCAG GCTGGTGGAGCTGTCCTCCACGGTGCCCATCGGCTCCCACTGGGGGGTGCTCTCCAAGTGCTTGGCGTACAGCAAGGCCGCGTCTGACCCCTTCGTGTACTCCTTGCTGCGACACCAGTACCGCAAGAGCTGCAAAGAGATTCTGAACAGGGTGCTCCACAGGCGCTCCCTCCACTCCTCGGGCCTCACGAGTGACTCCCACAGCCAGAACATTCTGCCTGTCTCTGAGTGA